A genomic region of Armatimonadota bacterium contains the following coding sequences:
- a CDS encoding response regulator transcription factor gives MLRILVVEDEPEIARLLRSYLEREGYAVVLARDGEAALRAFEEASPDLVVLDLMLPRLDGWQVMRAIRELSRVPVIMLTARDGVEDKVAGLELGADDYVTKPFSPREVVARVRAVLRRNRWGGREEAHFGDLHINYLTREVRWKDRTVGLTPTEWRLLEVLSTHPGQVFTRVQLIERVYGYSYEGLERTIDAHIKNLRQKIEPDPKEPRYVLTVYGVGYKFARQPDGG, from the coding sequence ATGCTCAGGATCCTGGTGGTGGAGGATGAACCGGAGATCGCCCGGCTCCTGCGGTCGTACCTGGAGCGGGAGGGGTATGCGGTGGTGCTGGCCAGGGACGGCGAGGCCGCCCTCCGGGCCTTCGAGGAGGCGAGCCCGGATCTCGTGGTGCTGGACCTGATGCTTCCGCGCCTCGATGGCTGGCAGGTGATGCGGGCCATCCGGGAGCTTTCCCGGGTGCCCGTGATCATGCTCACAGCCCGGGACGGGGTGGAGGACAAGGTGGCGGGGCTGGAGCTGGGGGCAGACGACTACGTCACGAAGCCCTTCAGCCCCCGGGAGGTGGTGGCGCGGGTGCGGGCGGTGCTGCGCCGCAACCGGTGGGGCGGCCGGGAGGAGGCGCACTTCGGCGACCTCCACATCAACTACCTCACCCGGGAGGTCCGGTGGAAGGACCGGACCGTCGGCCTCACGCCCACGGAGTGGCGGCTGCTGGAGGTTCTGAGCACGCATCCCGGACAGGTGTTCACCCGGGTACAGCTCATCGAGCGGGTCTACGGGTACTCCTACGAGGGCCTGGAACGCACCATCGACGCCCACATCAAGAACCTGCGACAGAAGATCGAGCCGGATCCCAAAGAGCCCCGGTACGTGCTCACCGTCTACGGGGTGGGGTACAAGTTCGCGAGGCAGCCGGATGGCGGATGA
- a CDS encoding DUF6152 family protein, translating to MRLHRGVWILVGVLLLGSGASAHHGWSQYDANRPVELTGLVREAAFEHPHVIIRLETPQRVWVVVLPPPTRAERMGLTPQALRPGTRATVVAYPHRTRPDEVRALRIVLEGQTLPLR from the coding sequence ATGCGCCTGCACAGGGGAGTGTGGATTCTCGTGGGTGTGCTGCTTCTGGGTTCCGGAGCTTCCGCCCACCATGGGTGGAGCCAGTACGATGCGAACCGGCCCGTGGAGCTCACGGGTCTGGTGCGGGAAGCAGCCTTCGAGCATCCGCACGTCATCATTCGGCTGGAGACGCCGCAGAGGGTATGGGTGGTGGTGCTCCCGCCGCCCACCCGGGCGGAACGGATGGGGTTGACCCCGCAGGCCCTTCGGCCGGGAACGCGGGCCACAGTGGTCGCCTACCCACACCGGACCCGCCCGGACGAGGTGCGGGCCCTGCGGATCGTTCTGGAGGGCCAGACCCTTCCCCTGCGATGA